The DNA region CAGCTCCTAGCTCTTACCGGTCGCTTTCAACAACCGATCGTAGAGTTCATACGCTTCGACGCCGGCTTCGTCGGCCTCGGCCGTGAAGTAGGCCTCCAGTTTGGCGAGCGCCTCGTCGTTCCGTTTGTTCTTTTCGGCAAGCCGGGCATGGTAGTACGATTCCAGGGCCGGATCGGCCGCGACTTTGAACGCCTTCTCAAACGCAGCCGTCGCCGGCTCGATGCGCTCGGCGCGCAGAAACGTTTCGCCGATCAGCAGGTAGGTGCGCCCTTTTTCACCTTCCAATTGCGTCTTCGTGCGACCGCGAATCCCGTAGTCTTCCGGTTTCTGCAAGGCTTGGAGAACTAAAGCGAAGGCATCGGACGCTTTCTCGAACTTCTTTTGCCGCGCGTAGAGTTGGCCGATCATCAACTTCAATCGTACGAAACCGACGGTCTTTTCCTTGCCTTGATTAAGGGTCGCGGCTTTTTCGTAGAGCTCGGTCGCTTGCTCGAG from Planctomycetia bacterium includes:
- a CDS encoding tetratricopeptide repeat protein, whose product is MKNRYPRVASVAASLCFAWAGYGSTVYGAKPLPSAIELDDRPEPFVPRKAETEADQYKRQALSYYGAGMMYEQQGNREEALKHYQRALRFDPDSTAVLGQIVEVAWSLERHQEAIRYALKAAEVGPANPELLERLAAFLAEDEKLEQATELYEKAATLNQGKEKTVGFVRLKLMIGQLYARQKKFEKASDAFALVLQALQKPEDYGIRGRTKTQLEGEKGRTYLLIGETFLRAERIEPATAAFEKAFKVAADPALESYYHARLAEKNKRNDEALAKLEAYFTAEADEAGVEAYELYDRLLKATGKS